Proteins co-encoded in one Pleurodeles waltl isolate 20211129_DDA chromosome 1_2, aPleWal1.hap1.20221129, whole genome shotgun sequence genomic window:
- the ST3GAL5 gene encoding lactosylceramide alpha-2,3-sialyltransferase isoform X4, translating to MPFPVVSPPRAQRPSTENIQGSLFSIRLNNAPVHGFAKDVGNKTTIRMTYPEGAPVSTQEYHHNGLFVAVFFKSVDFRWLQAMLKNESLSMWNRMFFWKQVAENIPVQAKQFRILNPLIIKETAIDILQYPEPRDIWWGWDKNVPTLGCTAVVMATHLCDEVSLAGFGYDLSQLGSPLHYYDDRCMAEMKESHTHDVTQETKLLQTLVKEGVVKDITGGIHCQFCNDARR from the exons atgccttttccagtggttagccctcctcgagcgcagcgaccaagtactgaaaacatacaaggctcgctgttttccatccg ATTGAACAACGCCCCCGTACATGGCTTTGCCAAAGACGTTGGCAACAAAACTACTATAAGGATGACCTACCCAGAAGGAGCGCCGGTGTCGACGCAGGAGTATCACCACAATGGCCTCTTTGTTGCTGTCTTCTTTAAAAGTGTAGACTTCCGCTGGCTTCAAGCAATGCTGAAAAATGAATCGCTA TCTATGTGGAACCGGATGTTCTTCTGGAAGCAGGTGGCTGAGAACATTCCAGTACAAGCGAAGCAGTTTCGGATTCTTAATCCACTCATCATCAAAGAGACCGCCATTGATATACTTCAGTATCCGGAACCTCGGGATATATGGTGGGGCTGGGACAAG AACGTGCCCACGTTGGGATGCACAGCCGTTGTCATGGCGACCCATTTATGCGACGAAGTGAGTTTGGCAGGATTCGGATACGACCTTAGCCAACTCGGCTCACCATTGCACTACTATGATGACCGCTGCATGGCTGAAATGAAGGAGTCCCATACGCATGACGTCACTCAAGAAACAAAGCTCTTACAAACACTGGTTAAAGAGGGGGTTGTGAAAGACATCACTGGGGGAATCCATTGCCAGTTCTGCAACGATGCAAGGCGATGA